Proteins encoded by one window of Micromonospora coxensis:
- a CDS encoding TetR/AcrR family transcriptional regulator, whose amino-acid sequence MPKRVDHRERRTLIADALMRVAAEHGLEAVSLRHVAAEAGVSSGMVQHYFRTKDEMMAFALSVVREHGEARVTAALTALGPTPSPRTLLRTLLGELLPLDEARRADGRVALAFLAYTAVRPAVSAGLHQDTAEMLAFIAGQIRSAQAAGTARPEVDPDAAATALLALMEGLGVYLLGGHVGPEAALAALDAHLDLIFDADRPAS is encoded by the coding sequence ATGCCGAAGCGGGTGGACCACCGGGAGCGGCGCACCCTCATCGCCGACGCCCTGATGCGGGTGGCGGCGGAGCACGGGCTGGAGGCCGTCAGCCTCCGGCACGTCGCGGCCGAGGCGGGCGTCTCGTCGGGGATGGTGCAGCACTACTTCCGTACCAAGGACGAGATGATGGCCTTCGCGCTCTCCGTGGTACGCGAGCACGGTGAGGCCCGGGTGACCGCCGCGCTCACCGCCCTGGGGCCCACCCCGTCCCCGCGTACGCTGCTGCGGACCTTGCTCGGCGAGCTGCTCCCGCTCGACGAGGCCCGTCGCGCCGACGGCCGGGTCGCCCTGGCGTTCCTGGCCTACACCGCGGTACGCCCGGCCGTCTCCGCCGGGCTGCACCAGGACACCGCCGAGATGCTGGCCTTCATCGCCGGCCAGATCCGCTCGGCGCAGGCGGCCGGCACGGCCCGTCCGGAAGTGGACCCGGACGCCGCCGCGACCGCCCTGCTGGCCCTGATGGAAGGACTCGGCGTCTACCTGCTCGGCGGGCACGTCGGGCCGGAGGCCGCGCTCGCGGCGCTCGACGCCCACCTGGACCTGATCTTCGACGCCGACCGACCGGCATCCTGA
- a CDS encoding SDR family NAD(P)-dependent oxidoreductase, with translation MEDLTGRRIVVVTGASSGIGLAAAVALARRGDQVVLVGRDPARLQAAGDRVREASGERPELFRADFAVLDDVRGLAERLRAAYDRIDVLANNAGAIVLEPLTTVDGFELSIQANHLAPFLLSNLLRDRIGRMVVTASGAHRSGVLDPDDLNAPLRRYRPIQAYGTSKQANILFTAEAARRWPDVESYCFHPGVVRTRFGADSRIVALGMRIMPFRSPEKGAETLVWLAHQDSSRLVAGAYYADRRLRRPWPKAADPQLAARLWTASAKAVGVDA, from the coding sequence GTGGAAGATCTCACTGGACGCCGGATCGTGGTGGTGACCGGGGCCAGCTCCGGCATCGGCCTGGCCGCGGCGGTGGCGCTGGCCCGCCGGGGGGACCAGGTCGTGCTGGTCGGGCGGGACCCGGCCCGACTCCAGGCCGCCGGCGACCGGGTACGCGAGGCCAGCGGCGAGCGACCCGAGCTGTTCCGGGCCGACTTCGCCGTCCTGGACGACGTGCGCGGGCTCGCCGAGCGGCTGCGCGCGGCGTACGACCGGATCGACGTGCTCGCCAACAACGCCGGGGCGATCGTGCTGGAGCCGCTCACCACGGTGGACGGGTTCGAGCTGTCGATCCAGGCCAACCACCTGGCCCCGTTCCTGCTCAGCAACCTGCTGCGCGACCGGATCGGCCGGATGGTGGTCACCGCCTCCGGGGCGCACCGCAGCGGGGTGCTCGACCCGGACGACCTGAACGCCCCGCTGCGCCGCTACCGGCCGATCCAGGCGTACGGCACCAGCAAGCAGGCGAACATCCTGTTCACCGCCGAGGCGGCCCGGCGCTGGCCGGACGTCGAGTCGTACTGCTTCCACCCCGGGGTGGTGCGGACCCGGTTCGGCGCGGACAGCCGGATCGTCGCCCTCGGCATGCGGATCATGCCGTTCCGCAGCCCGGAGAAGGGGGCCGAGACGCTGGTCTGGCTCGCCCACCAGGACTCGTCCCGGCTCGTCGCCGGCGCCTACTACGCCGACCGGCGGCTGCGCCGACCCTGGCCCAAGGCGGCCGACCCGCAGCTCGCCGCCCGGCTCTGGACGGCGAGCGCCAAGGCCGTCGGCGTCGACGCGTGA
- a CDS encoding DUF4190 domain-containing protein translates to MTYPPPPGGGWSSPSSDPTLPVSGQPIPAQPTGKDPYAPADPYAAAVPPQAASVDPYAPHGYPPPAGYPGYGYPPAPQTNGLAIAAMVVSILGALGLCGYGIGGWIGLIGAILGHVSRKQIREKGEGGEGFATAGIIVGWISTVIAFLATIAIIVFVVWIANQDTSSYDSTTY, encoded by the coding sequence ATGACATATCCCCCACCTCCCGGCGGCGGCTGGAGCAGCCCGTCCAGCGACCCGACCCTGCCGGTCAGCGGCCAGCCGATCCCGGCGCAGCCGACGGGCAAGGACCCGTACGCCCCGGCGGACCCGTACGCCGCCGCCGTGCCGCCGCAGGCGGCGTCGGTGGACCCGTACGCGCCGCACGGCTACCCGCCCCCGGCGGGCTACCCGGGGTACGGCTACCCGCCCGCCCCGCAGACCAACGGACTGGCCATCGCCGCGATGGTCGTCTCGATCCTCGGCGCCCTCGGCCTCTGCGGCTACGGGATCGGCGGCTGGATCGGGCTCATCGGCGCGATCCTCGGCCACGTCTCCCGCAAGCAGATCCGGGAGAAGGGCGAGGGCGGCGAGGGCTTCGCCACCGCCGGCATCATCGTCGGCTGGATCTCCACCGTGATCGCGTTCCTGGCCACCATCGCGATCATCGTGTTCGTCGTCTGGATCGCCAACCAGGACACGTCGAGCTACGACAGCACCACCTACTGA
- a CDS encoding HpcH/HpaI aldolase/citrate lyase family protein produces MAAVGRPRRSCLAVPGSSVKMLGKAQGLPADQVFLDLEDAVAPLAKPDARKNIVAALNEGDWSGKTRVVRVNDLTTPWTYRDVIEVVEGAGANLDCIMLPKVQNAEQVHWLDLLLTQIEKTLGLEVGRIGIEAQIENAAGLVNVDAIAAASPRVETIIFGPADFMASINMKSLVVGALIPDYPGDPYHYILMRILMAARMHDKQAIDGPFLQIRDVDAFREVAKRSAALGFDGKWVLHPGQIDAANEVYSPAQSDYDHAELILDAYDYYTSEKGGKLGAVMLGDEMIDEASRKMALVIAAKGRAAGMTRTSSFTPPSE; encoded by the coding sequence ATGGCCGCTGTCGGTCGCCCCCGCCGGTCCTGCCTCGCCGTGCCGGGCTCCAGCGTCAAGATGCTCGGCAAGGCCCAGGGCCTCCCCGCCGACCAGGTCTTCCTCGACCTGGAGGACGCGGTCGCCCCGCTCGCCAAGCCGGACGCCCGCAAGAACATCGTCGCCGCGCTCAACGAGGGCGACTGGTCCGGCAAGACCCGGGTGGTCCGGGTGAACGACCTGACCACGCCGTGGACCTACCGGGACGTCATCGAGGTGGTCGAGGGCGCCGGCGCGAACCTCGACTGCATCATGCTGCCGAAGGTGCAGAACGCCGAGCAGGTGCACTGGCTGGACCTGCTGCTCACCCAGATCGAGAAGACCCTCGGCCTGGAGGTCGGCCGGATCGGCATCGAGGCGCAGATCGAAAACGCCGCCGGCCTGGTGAACGTCGACGCCATCGCCGCCGCGTCGCCCCGGGTGGAGACCATCATCTTCGGCCCGGCCGACTTCATGGCCTCGATCAACATGAAGTCGCTGGTGGTCGGCGCGCTGATCCCGGACTACCCGGGTGACCCGTACCACTACATCCTGATGCGGATCCTGATGGCCGCCCGGATGCACGACAAGCAGGCCATCGACGGCCCGTTCCTGCAGATCCGCGACGTCGACGCGTTCCGCGAGGTGGCCAAGCGCTCGGCGGCGCTGGGCTTCGACGGCAAGTGGGTGCTGCACCCGGGTCAGATCGACGCCGCCAACGAGGTCTACTCGCCGGCCCAGTCCGACTACGACCACGCGGAGCTGATCCTCGACGCGTACGACTACTACACCTCGGAGAAGGGCGGCAAGCTCGGCGCGGTGATGCTCGGCGACGAGATGATCGACGAGGCGTCCCGCAAGATGGCCCTGGTGATCGCCGCCAAGGGGCGCGCGGCCGGGATGACCCGCACCTCCAGCTTCACCCCGCCCTCGGAGTGA
- a CDS encoding DUF4190 domain-containing protein has product MSQPPSEEPGRPRWEQPGQRWGETQPEQPPSPYEPPGGTGEQQQWSQPPSGQPWGPPEHPWGQQSGQQQQWGQQPPYPPQGPYGQYGPPQGGGGPNTLAILSLVLAFVFAPAGIVLGHLAKRQIKRTGEEGGQLATWGLVLSYAFTVIGLLVCCGWLIFAVWAGSGDGTTY; this is encoded by the coding sequence ATGAGTCAGCCACCGTCCGAGGAGCCGGGGCGACCGCGCTGGGAGCAACCCGGGCAGCGCTGGGGCGAGACCCAGCCCGAGCAGCCACCGTCGCCGTACGAGCCGCCCGGCGGGACCGGCGAGCAACAGCAGTGGAGCCAGCCGCCCTCCGGGCAGCCGTGGGGACCACCGGAGCATCCGTGGGGTCAGCAGTCCGGCCAGCAGCAGCAGTGGGGGCAGCAGCCGCCGTACCCGCCGCAGGGGCCGTACGGGCAGTACGGACCGCCGCAGGGTGGCGGCGGCCCGAACACCCTGGCGATCCTGTCGCTGGTCCTCGCGTTCGTCTTCGCCCCGGCCGGGATCGTCCTGGGCCACCTCGCCAAGCGGCAGATCAAGCGCACCGGCGAGGAGGGCGGGCAGCTCGCCACCTGGGGACTGGTGCTCAGCTACGCCTTCACCGTGATCGGGCTGCTGGTCTGCTGCGGCTGGCTGATCTTCGCGGTCTGGGCCGGCTCCGGCGACGGCACCACCTACTGA
- a CDS encoding acyl-CoA dehydrogenase family protein, protein MARLAQTPGLTDVQRSILETVREFADKEIIPHAQRLEHADEYPTDILDGMREMGLFGLTIDEEFGGLGESLLTYALVVEELSRGWMSISGIVNTHFIVAYLISQHGSPEQKARLLPRMATGEVRGAFSMSEPECGSDVSAIKSKAVRHGDNFVLNGQKMWLTNGAYSSVVATLVKTDTGADSVYGNMSTFLLEKEPGFGETAPGLTIPGKIDKMGYKGVETTEMVLDGVTVPESAVLGGADKVGRGFYQMMDGIEVGRVNVAARACGISIRAFELAVAYAQQRRTFGKPLAGHQAVAFKLAEMGTKIEAAHALMVNAARLKDAGQRNDVEAGMAKLLASEYCAEVVQEAFRIHGGYGYSKEYEIERLMREAPFLLIGEGTSEIQKTIISRGLLKEYKL, encoded by the coding sequence ATGGCCCGACTCGCCCAGACGCCCGGCCTGACCGACGTGCAGCGGTCGATCCTGGAAACCGTCCGGGAGTTCGCCGACAAGGAGATCATCCCGCACGCGCAGCGGCTGGAACACGCCGACGAGTACCCCACCGACATCCTCGACGGGATGCGCGAGATGGGCCTCTTCGGCCTCACCATCGACGAGGAGTTCGGCGGGCTCGGTGAGTCCCTGCTGACCTACGCCCTGGTCGTCGAGGAGCTGTCGCGCGGCTGGATGTCCATCTCCGGCATCGTCAACACCCACTTCATCGTGGCGTACCTGATCTCCCAGCACGGCTCGCCGGAGCAGAAGGCCCGGCTGCTGCCGCGGATGGCGACCGGTGAGGTGCGCGGCGCGTTCTCGATGTCCGAGCCGGAGTGCGGCTCCGACGTCTCGGCGATCAAGTCGAAGGCCGTCCGCCACGGCGACAACTTCGTGCTCAACGGCCAGAAGATGTGGCTGACCAACGGGGCGTACTCCTCGGTGGTGGCGACCCTGGTCAAGACCGACACCGGCGCCGACTCCGTCTACGGCAACATGAGCACCTTCCTGCTGGAGAAGGAGCCCGGCTTCGGCGAGACCGCGCCCGGCCTGACCATCCCCGGCAAGATCGACAAGATGGGCTACAAGGGCGTCGAGACCACCGAGATGGTGCTCGACGGCGTGACCGTCCCGGAGAGCGCGGTGCTCGGCGGCGCGGACAAGGTCGGCCGCGGCTTCTACCAGATGATGGACGGCATCGAGGTCGGCCGGGTCAACGTCGCCGCCCGCGCCTGCGGCATCTCCATCCGGGCCTTCGAACTCGCCGTCGCGTACGCCCAGCAGCGCCGCACCTTCGGCAAGCCGCTGGCCGGGCACCAGGCCGTCGCCTTCAAGCTCGCCGAGATGGGTACGAAGATCGAGGCCGCGCACGCCCTCATGGTCAACGCGGCCCGGCTCAAGGACGCCGGCCAGCGCAACGACGTCGAGGCCGGCATGGCGAAGCTGCTCGCCTCCGAGTACTGCGCCGAGGTCGTCCAGGAGGCGTTCCGCATCCACGGCGGCTACGGCTACTCCAAGGAGTACGAGATCGAGCGGCTGATGCGGGAGGCCCCGTTCCTGCTGATCGGCGAGGGCACCTCGGAGATCCAGAAGACGATCATCTCCCGGGGTCTGCTCAAGGAGTACAAGCTCTGA
- a CDS encoding SigE family RNA polymerase sigma factor, whose amino-acid sequence MTTDDEARAAFAAFVRAESAAATRFAYLLTGDRHHAEDLVQVALARVAVRWERIDDPAAYLRRVLYTQAASWWRWRRARPPESLTDAPPDGAAGRAEDAELRLVLRQALARLTVRQRAVLMLRYYEDRTETETAVLLGCAVGTVKSQTRHALARLRSLAPELAELVGRPVPEVTR is encoded by the coding sequence GTGACCACCGATGACGAGGCCCGCGCCGCGTTCGCCGCGTTCGTACGGGCCGAGAGCGCCGCGGCGACCCGGTTCGCGTACCTGCTCACCGGGGACCGGCACCACGCCGAGGACCTGGTGCAGGTGGCGCTGGCCCGGGTGGCCGTGCGCTGGGAGCGGATCGACGACCCGGCGGCGTACCTGCGGCGGGTGCTCTACACCCAGGCGGCGAGCTGGTGGCGGTGGCGACGGGCCCGCCCGCCGGAGTCGCTGACCGACGCGCCGCCGGACGGCGCGGCCGGCCGGGCCGAGGACGCCGAGCTGCGGCTGGTGCTGCGTCAGGCGCTGGCCCGGCTGACCGTACGGCAGCGGGCGGTGCTGATGCTGCGCTACTACGAGGACCGCACCGAGACCGAGACGGCGGTGCTGCTCGGCTGCGCGGTCGGCACCGTCAAGAGTCAGACCCGGCACGCCCTGGCCCGGCTGCGCTCCCTCGCCCCCGAACTCGCCGAACTGGTCGGCCGACCGGTCCCGGAGGTGACCCGATGA
- a CDS encoding SDR family NAD(P)-dependent oxidoreductase: MVIDARGADRSGSRPRRDVSRPGLARRTRAVPAATVPGQDEPAPLAEPVTMRLDGRVALVTGAGSPDGIGYATARRLADLGARVAIVSTTRRIHERAGELGVTGFVADLTDESEVGALADAVAEQLGDVEVLVNNAGLASRASPEVLRPVAQLSYDEWRGEIDRNLTTAFLCSRAFIGGMAERGWGRVVNLSATAGPVNALPTEAAYAAAKAGVVGLTRALAMEMIADGVTVNAVAPGTIYTAASTVAEIKQGMGTPVGRPGTPDEVAAAIAFLCSPAASYITGQMLVVDGGNSVREAQFR, encoded by the coding sequence ATGGTTATCGACGCGCGTGGCGCCGACCGGTCCGGCAGCCGACCGAGGCGGGACGTGAGCCGTCCCGGGCTGGCCCGGCGCACCCGTGCCGTCCCCGCCGCGACGGTCCCCGGCCAGGACGAGCCGGCCCCGCTCGCGGAGCCGGTGACCATGCGCCTGGACGGCCGGGTGGCCCTGGTCACCGGAGCGGGCAGCCCCGACGGAATCGGGTACGCGACCGCCCGCCGGCTGGCGGACCTGGGCGCCCGGGTGGCGATCGTCTCCACCACCCGCCGGATCCACGAGCGGGCCGGCGAACTGGGGGTGACCGGGTTCGTCGCCGACCTCACCGACGAGTCGGAGGTGGGCGCGCTCGCCGACGCGGTGGCCGAGCAGCTCGGGGACGTCGAGGTGCTGGTCAACAACGCCGGCCTGGCGAGTCGGGCCAGCCCGGAGGTGCTGCGCCCGGTGGCGCAGCTCAGCTACGACGAGTGGCGCGGCGAGATCGACCGGAACCTGACCACCGCCTTCCTGTGCAGCCGGGCCTTCATCGGCGGGATGGCCGAGCGCGGCTGGGGGCGGGTGGTGAACCTGTCGGCGACCGCCGGGCCGGTGAACGCGCTGCCCACCGAGGCGGCGTACGCGGCGGCGAAGGCGGGCGTGGTCGGGCTGACCCGGGCGCTGGCGATGGAGATGATCGCCGACGGGGTGACCGTGAACGCGGTGGCCCCGGGCACCATCTACACCGCCGCCTCCACGGTTGCCGAGATCAAGCAGGGGATGGGTACGCCGGTCGGCCGCCCCGGCACCCCGGACGAGGTCGCCGCGGCGATCGCCTTCCTCTGCTCGCCGGCCGCCTCGTACATCACCGGGCAGATGCTGGTGGTGGACGGCGGCAACAGCGTCCGCGAGGCGCAGTTCCGCTGA
- a CDS encoding DUF1330 domain-containing protein: MSGLLLVALVEFSLDDPEASRRYEDAALALLGRHGGRVERRLRSTDGWTEVHVLRFDSRAGWEAFQADPQRRALRAALGDAAPTARVIEMREV; encoded by the coding sequence GTGAGCGGCCTGCTGCTGGTGGCCCTCGTCGAGTTCTCCCTCGACGACCCGGAGGCCTCCCGCCGGTACGAGGACGCGGCGCTGGCCCTGCTCGGACGGCACGGCGGGCGGGTGGAGCGCCGGCTGCGCAGCACCGACGGCTGGACCGAGGTGCACGTGCTGCGGTTCGACTCGCGGGCCGGCTGGGAGGCGTTCCAGGCCGATCCGCAGCGGAGGGCCCTGCGGGCCGCGCTCGGCGACGCGGCCCCGACCGCCCGCGTGATCGAGATGCGCGAGGTCTGA